The proteins below come from a single Periophthalmus magnuspinnatus isolate fPerMag1 chromosome 7, fPerMag1.2.pri, whole genome shotgun sequence genomic window:
- the wnt5a gene encoding protein Wnt-5a isoform X1 yields the protein MRQSVRGFCGSHPRCSRLVCVGRRQQQIVSMNLGLRCVCRPLCWPFGSATLDSRHCVFALTILTLLMQVVVEANSWWSLAMNPLLIPEAYIIGAQPLCSQLVGLSQGQKKLCQLYQDHMQYIGEGAKTGIRECQYQFRHRRWNCSTVDNSSVFGRVMHIASRETAFTYAISAAGVVNAVSRACREGELSSCGCSRAARPKDLPRDWLWGGCGDNLNYGYRFSKEFVDAREREKSYPKGSYDSARQLMNLHNNEAGRRTVSDLAHVSCKCHGVSGSCSLKTCWLQLADFRKVGDALKEKYDSAAAMKLNTRGKLVQLNSKFNAPTNHDLVYLESSPDYCLKNQSTGSLGTVGRLCNKTSEGMDGCELMCCGRGYDQYKAQIVERCHCKFHWCCYVKCKRCTKIVDQFVCK from the exons ATGCGCCAAAGTGTAAGGGGGTTTTGCGGCTCACATCCACGCTGCAGTCGGCTAGTTTGTGTGGGGAGGCGACAGCAGCAG ATTGTCAGTATGAACCTGGGGCTGAGGTGCGTGTGCCGGCCGCTGTGCTGGCCTTTCGGCTCCGCGACGCTGGACTCCAGACACTGTGTGTTCGCTCTCACTATCCTCACACTCCTCAtgcaggtggtggtggaggcCAACTCATGGTG GTCTTTAGCCATGAACCCTCTGCTAATTCCCGAGGCCTACATCATCGGAGCTCAGCCTCTGTGCAGCCAGCTGGTGGGCCTGTCGCAAGGCCAGAAGAAACTGTGCCAGCTCTACCAGGACCACATGCAGTACATCGGGGAGGGCGCCAAGACGGGCATCCGGGAGTGCCAATACCAGTTCAGACACCGGCGCTGGAACTGCAGCACTGTGGACAACTCCTCTGTGTTTGGACGCGTCATGCATATAG CCAGCAGAGAGACGGCCTTCACCTACGCCATCAGTGCAGCAGGTGTGGTGAACGCGGTGAGCCGGGCCTGTAGAGAGGGGGAACTGTCGAGCTGTGGGTGCAGTCGAGCGGCGCGCCCCAAAGACCTGCCTCGGGACTGGCTGTGGGGTGGCTGTGGAGACAATCTCAACTATGGATACAGGTTTTCCAAGGAGTTTGTGGACGCTCGCGAGAGGGAGAAGAGCTATCCCAAAGGCTCGTACGACAGCGCACGGCAATTGATGAATCTACACAATAATGAAGCTGGAAGACGG ACGGTGTCCGACCTGGCCCACGTCTCGTGTAAGTGCCATGGGGTCTCAGGCTCCTGCAGTCTGAAGACCTGTTGGCTGCAGCTGGCGGACTTCAGAAAGGTAGGAGACGCTCTGAAGGAGAAGTATGACAGCGCTGCAGCCATGAAGCTCAACACGCGTGGCAAACTGGTCCAGCTCAACAGCAAGTTCAACGCCCCAACCAACCACGACCTAGTGTACCTGGAGTCCAGCCCGGACTATTGCCTGAAGAACCAGAGCACCGGCTCTCTGGGCACTGTGGGACGCCTGTGCAACAAGACCTCTGAGGGGATGGATGGCTGCGAGCTCATGTGCTGTGGGCGGGGCTACGACCAGTACAAGGCGCAGATAGTGGAGCGCTGCCACTGTAAGTTCCACTGGTGCTGCTATGTCAAGTGCAAGCGCTGCACCAAAATCGTGGACCAGTTTGTCTGCAAGTAA
- the wnt5a gene encoding protein Wnt-5a isoform X2, whose protein sequence is MNLGLRCVCRPLCWPFGSATLDSRHCVFALTILTLLMQVVVEANSWWSLAMNPLLIPEAYIIGAQPLCSQLVGLSQGQKKLCQLYQDHMQYIGEGAKTGIRECQYQFRHRRWNCSTVDNSSVFGRVMHIASRETAFTYAISAAGVVNAVSRACREGELSSCGCSRAARPKDLPRDWLWGGCGDNLNYGYRFSKEFVDAREREKSYPKGSYDSARQLMNLHNNEAGRRTVSDLAHVSCKCHGVSGSCSLKTCWLQLADFRKVGDALKEKYDSAAAMKLNTRGKLVQLNSKFNAPTNHDLVYLESSPDYCLKNQSTGSLGTVGRLCNKTSEGMDGCELMCCGRGYDQYKAQIVERCHCKFHWCCYVKCKRCTKIVDQFVCK, encoded by the exons ATGAACCTGGGGCTGAGGTGCGTGTGCCGGCCGCTGTGCTGGCCTTTCGGCTCCGCGACGCTGGACTCCAGACACTGTGTGTTCGCTCTCACTATCCTCACACTCCTCAtgcaggtggtggtggaggcCAACTCATGGTG GTCTTTAGCCATGAACCCTCTGCTAATTCCCGAGGCCTACATCATCGGAGCTCAGCCTCTGTGCAGCCAGCTGGTGGGCCTGTCGCAAGGCCAGAAGAAACTGTGCCAGCTCTACCAGGACCACATGCAGTACATCGGGGAGGGCGCCAAGACGGGCATCCGGGAGTGCCAATACCAGTTCAGACACCGGCGCTGGAACTGCAGCACTGTGGACAACTCCTCTGTGTTTGGACGCGTCATGCATATAG CCAGCAGAGAGACGGCCTTCACCTACGCCATCAGTGCAGCAGGTGTGGTGAACGCGGTGAGCCGGGCCTGTAGAGAGGGGGAACTGTCGAGCTGTGGGTGCAGTCGAGCGGCGCGCCCCAAAGACCTGCCTCGGGACTGGCTGTGGGGTGGCTGTGGAGACAATCTCAACTATGGATACAGGTTTTCCAAGGAGTTTGTGGACGCTCGCGAGAGGGAGAAGAGCTATCCCAAAGGCTCGTACGACAGCGCACGGCAATTGATGAATCTACACAATAATGAAGCTGGAAGACGG ACGGTGTCCGACCTGGCCCACGTCTCGTGTAAGTGCCATGGGGTCTCAGGCTCCTGCAGTCTGAAGACCTGTTGGCTGCAGCTGGCGGACTTCAGAAAGGTAGGAGACGCTCTGAAGGAGAAGTATGACAGCGCTGCAGCCATGAAGCTCAACACGCGTGGCAAACTGGTCCAGCTCAACAGCAAGTTCAACGCCCCAACCAACCACGACCTAGTGTACCTGGAGTCCAGCCCGGACTATTGCCTGAAGAACCAGAGCACCGGCTCTCTGGGCACTGTGGGACGCCTGTGCAACAAGACCTCTGAGGGGATGGATGGCTGCGAGCTCATGTGCTGTGGGCGGGGCTACGACCAGTACAAGGCGCAGATAGTGGAGCGCTGCCACTGTAAGTTCCACTGGTGCTGCTATGTCAAGTGCAAGCGCTGCACCAAAATCGTGGACCAGTTTGTCTGCAAGTAA